In the Dehalococcoidia bacterium genome, GCGCGGAAGAACCGCGGGTTCAATTCCCACACCGGTATCTGTTACGCTCACTACTACCTGTGCTGCCTCGGTACGCGTGCTGACAGTGATTTGTCCGCCATGCGGGGTGAACTTGATGGCGTTATGTAGAAGGTTCACCAGCACCTGGCTCAGGCGCTCCCGGTCGGCGGATACTTCCGGCAAATCCGGCATAAAACGCTTCACTATAGTAAGCGACTGCCTGGTAGCCAGGGGGGCAAGTTGCTCAATGGCCTCCGTGATAAGACCGTTCAGCTGTAGCGGAGCCCGCTCCAGGGTGGTGCGCCCGCTCTCAATGCGGGAGAGCTCGGTGAGTTCAGTCACAAGCTGTGTAAGGCGCTCCACCTCCGCACGGATTTTCCCCAGAAAATCACGCGCCACGGCGGGCTCCCCGAGAGCGCCTTCCTCCAGTGTCTCCACAAGCGCCCGGATGCCCGCCAGAGGGGTGCGGAACTCGTGGGAGATATTGCCGACTAGCTCTCTGCGCATGGTCTGCAGGTCCTTGAGCTCGGTAAGGTCCTGAAACAGGAGTAAAGCGCCCTGGTTAACACCATAGGTTATGGGTACGGCAATCACCCGCAAGTATCTTCCGGAGAGGGAATCAAACTGGGCGCTTTTGTCGCGCCCGGTGCGCAAGCAGTCGGTAAGAACCTTCTCAACCGCAGCCTCCGGCACGATGGCGGTGACGGGTTTGCCAATACTGGTGGACTTCTCAAATCCGAATAGTCGAGCTGCGGACTGGTTCGTTATCATGGTATCGCCAGCAGCATTAGCCAGAAGTACTCCATCTGTCATCTGCGCCATTATAGTTTCCAGCTCTCCTCGCTCTTCTTTGAGCTGAGAGAGGGTAGCGGCAAGTTTAAGAGACATCTCGTTATAGGCGCGCCCCAGATCGCCTATCTCTCCATTCCAGGGGACTGGTACTGTTCGGCCTACCTCGCCAGCGCTCACCCGTCGCACCTCGCGCGTAAGCTGTATGACCGGATGCGTCACAAGACGGCCTACGACCCATATACCCGCCACGGCAACAACGATAGCCACTCCTACGGCAAACGCGATAATGCCAGCGAGGCGAGCGGTTATT is a window encoding:
- a CDS encoding HAMP domain-containing protein; translation: MRSTSWKDSVRSLQWRLIIPLALLVTVCLGTLGTYLAYSSRNDEVQNLEQRLAQEARLVSHSVAPLLWDRTGVDSLVKSLGRGTDIRLTVIAPDGAVLGDSIEDPDTLENHLDRPEVRAALSTGYGQSIRFSSTRHQDMLYVAVAITGDGGQTTGVSRVALPLTTVQKITARLAGIIAFAVGVAIVVAVAGIWVVGRLVTHPVIQLTREVRRVSAGEVGRTVPVPWNGEIGDLGRAYNEMSLKLAATLSQLKEERGELETIMAQMTDGVLLANAAGDTMITNQSAARLFGFEKSTSIGKPVTAIVPEAAVEKVLTDCLRTGRDKSAQFDSLSGRYLRVIAVPITYGVNQGALLLFQDLTELKDLQTMRRELVGNISHEFRTPLAGIRALVETLEEGALGEPAVARDFLGKIRAEVERLTQLVTELTELSRIESGRTTLERAPLQLNGLITEAIEQLAPLATRQSLTIVKRFMPDLPEVSADRERLSQVLVNLLHNAIKFTPHGGQITVSTRTEAAQVVVSVTDTGVGIEPAVLPRVFERFYKADRSRTGTGTGMGLAIAKHTVQAHGGRIWAESEPGKGSTFSFSLPAIQI